AATAGGATACAACAAATGAACAATTCTAGTTTCTATTAGTCTCGCTTGTTAGTTGGCCCATCTATACAAGGAGAAGGCACAATACGGTTTTGTTTTTTCTAAGACTGAAACATCAATTGAGTCATACAGAAAAATGTCATCCATTTCGTACAGATCTCTTTATACATGGGAAAGTTAAGATATTAGACCATACCTAGAGGACTAGAGGCACAACTGAACATCAGCAGATCAGTTCTGCTACCAGAATTCACCACAAGAGCACTTCCCACCTTCAAAATGGTGGAAACGAGTAGCGTCTCTCACAATAATCTTCCTCTGGAAAATTTCACTAATTAACTTCATCACTGTATGGCAGTCCCCACAGACCCGGAGGTTCTTCACCACCCGGATCACCGACCCCGGAAGAGACTTGAGGATTCCAAAAGCAACAGCCAGCCTCTCACTGTGCAAGAACAGATGGTGCTCCTTTTCATGCTCCTCCAGATCATGCATCACAGAACTGGTATCAGGGACATAGCCCCTCCGGCGCATCTCCGAGACTAATTCCTCGAGAAAAACTAGAATTTCTTCTCTCATATCAACCGGCACTTCCCCAGCATGAAACAGACGAGATTCTCTTCCAACTTCAACCCAGCTATACCCAGGCTCTTTATTTATCTTCATATTAGCCATGAGCTTTCTCACCGTGCTCACAGACCCCCATTTGCCATTCACTGCGTAGACATTAGATAACAAGACACATGTTGAAGGATATTTTGGTCCCAGCTCTAACAGATTATCAGCAACCCTGACACACATTTCAGCATCGTTGTGTTTCTTGCACGCGCTCAAGAGGGCCCCCCAAGCAGCTTCATCTGGCTCATAGGGCATCGTAGTGATGAGTTCTTCAGCTTCTGATAAATGGCCCGAGCGACTAAGAAGATCTAGGTAGCATGTATAGAGTTGTAATCCAGGGTTGATGTCATACTCCCGCTTCACTGAGTCAAACAGTTGCCGACCTTTCTGAACAAGACCAGCGTGGCTACATGCGTAGATCAACCCAACAAATGTCACCTCATTGGGCTTCACTCCTGCAAGAATCATCCGGTCATAAAGAGCAAAAGCCTCCCCTGCTCGACCATGCTGCGCCTCTCCAACAATCATTGTCGTCCAGGAGATGATGTCACGCACTGTAATCTCTTCAAATACTTCTCTAGCGGAGTGTATATCGCTACATTTGGAGTACATGTCAACCAATGCATTCCCAACCATCATGCTGGACAAGAACCCAAGCCTCATGGACAAACCATGCAACTGCCTTCCCAGAACAAGCGCAGCCAGGTCTGCAGCCCCACCAGTTACAGCTGACAAAACAAATGCGTCATCAATAGTGACGGCATCCCGCCTCATCTCAACAAACAGCTCCACCGCGCTAACACTCTCACCAGCTCTTACATATCCTGATACGAGCGCAGTCCATGCAAAGAGGCCGCGTCCAGGCATGCTCCGGAagagctccagcgcctcgtcagTATAGCCATTCGACGCGTACCCAGAAACAAGCGCAGTCCACACGACGCTGTTCTTGGCACTCAAACTATCAAACACCTTCCTGGCATCATCCGGAAAACCACATTTACAGTACATATCGATCAGAGAAGACTTGACGACATCGTCTCCGCTATACGGGGAAGCAACGAAGTGTCCATGGAGCTGCTTACCAAGACTGAGGCTTCGCAACCTGGCGGAGGCGCTAGCGATGGAG
This DNA window, taken from Triticum aestivum cultivar Chinese Spring chromosome 1D, IWGSC CS RefSeq v2.1, whole genome shotgun sequence, encodes the following:
- the LOC123182052 gene encoding pentatricopeptide repeat-containing protein At4g14050, mitochondrial-like encodes the protein MLSPAAAVVSAVRAAGGSPTALRRAHARLLKDGLALHPPAPSLLVSAYAKCRLLPDARRVFDESPSRDLHLYSSLLAAVSNSDAPYLVLPIIRRMLSADALQPDHFVLASIASASARLRSLSLGKQLHGHFVASPYSGDDVVKSSLIDMYCKCGFPDDARKVFDSLSAKNSVVWTALVSGYASNGYTDEALELFRSMPGRGLFAWTALVSGYVRAGESVSAVELFVEMRRDAVTIDDAFVLSAVTGGAADLAALVLGRQLHGLSMRLGFLSSMMVGNALVDMYSKCSDIHSAREVFEEITVRDIISWTTMIVGEAQHGRAGEAFALYDRMILAGVKPNEVTFVGLIYACSHAGLVQKGRQLFDSVKREYDINPGLQLYTCYLDLLSRSGHLSEAEELITTMPYEPDEAAWGALLSACKKHNDAEMCVRVADNLLELGPKYPSTCVLLSNVYAVNGKWGSVSTVRKLMANMKINKEPGYSWVEVGRESRLFHAGEVPVDMREEILVFLEELVSEMRRRGYVPDTSSVMHDLEEHEKEHHLFLHSERLAVAFGILKSLPGSVIRVVKNLRVCGDCHTVMKLISEIFQRKIIVRDATRFHHFEGGKCSCGEFW